The following proteins come from a genomic window of Iamia sp. SCSIO 61187:
- a CDS encoding amidohydrolase, which yields MTTARIYRGATVLAPEPTPPGTAVAVADGRIVAVGPEDRCTAALPSDAEVVDLDGRVLAPGFVDAHLHPLVMCVFETSLVLDRAGTLADVLDAVADQARATAPDRTIVGFQLDDERLAERRLPTAAELDAAAAGRAVVLLRRDGHHAVASSAALAAVSYDRPGSDPAGGEVVRDATGPTGLVRETAVAPLLGLMPDVTFEELEAGLVAWRDRLLAQGVTAISAMCQTTAEGPSGDAGALEAVGWSALVDRVPFDVQTILITPDVADVEQMRARPLHRPGAGRRLDAVKLFLDGTLGGRTACMHQPYADHDVTGLPTLAPAEARRRVEAAHLAGLQVCIHAIGDRATRDAVAVLAEVVAAHPGPHRHRVEHASVLDDATVEQMAEVGVTAVVQPISLRSESHWLARRIGPERLGRTYPFRRLLDAGVAVAGSSDAPIEATDVLAAMHAAVDRRIAPEQALTGAEALALHTRGGARARRTEDEFGSIAPGRRADLVVLDRDPTVVPAGTIASTRVLATVVAGTVHHRHPDHPELLP from the coding sequence GTGACGACGGCTCGGATCTACCGCGGCGCGACGGTCCTCGCCCCCGAGCCCACGCCACCGGGCACCGCCGTGGCCGTGGCCGACGGCCGCATCGTCGCCGTCGGGCCCGAGGACCGGTGCACGGCGGCGCTGCCCTCGGACGCCGAGGTCGTCGACCTCGACGGGCGGGTCCTGGCGCCCGGCTTCGTCGACGCCCACCTCCACCCGCTCGTGATGTGCGTCTTCGAGACGAGCCTGGTGCTCGACCGCGCCGGCACCCTCGCCGACGTCCTCGACGCCGTCGCCGACCAGGCCCGGGCCACCGCCCCCGACCGGACGATCGTCGGCTTCCAGCTCGACGACGAGAGGCTCGCCGAGCGCCGCCTCCCCACCGCGGCCGAGCTCGACGCCGCCGCCGCCGGCCGAGCCGTCGTGCTCCTGCGGCGCGACGGGCACCACGCCGTGGCCTCCTCGGCCGCCCTGGCCGCCGTGAGCTACGACCGGCCCGGGTCGGACCCGGCCGGCGGCGAGGTGGTCCGCGACGCCACGGGCCCGACGGGGCTCGTGCGCGAGACGGCGGTCGCCCCCCTGCTCGGGCTGATGCCCGACGTCACCTTCGAGGAGCTGGAGGCCGGGCTGGTGGCGTGGCGAGATCGCCTGCTGGCCCAGGGCGTGACGGCGATCTCGGCCATGTGCCAGACCACCGCCGAGGGCCCGTCGGGTGACGCCGGTGCCCTCGAGGCGGTCGGCTGGTCGGCCCTCGTCGACCGGGTGCCGTTCGACGTGCAGACGATCCTCATCACCCCCGACGTCGCCGACGTCGAGCAGATGCGGGCCCGCCCCCTGCACCGGCCCGGGGCCGGACGCCGCCTCGACGCCGTCAAGCTCTTCCTCGACGGCACCCTCGGCGGGCGCACCGCCTGCATGCACCAGCCCTACGCCGACCACGACGTCACGGGGCTGCCGACGCTCGCCCCCGCCGAGGCCCGGCGGCGGGTCGAGGCCGCCCACCTCGCCGGGCTCCAGGTGTGCATCCACGCCATCGGGGACCGCGCCACCCGCGACGCCGTCGCCGTCCTCGCCGAGGTGGTCGCCGCCCACCCGGGTCCGCACCGCCACCGCGTCGAGCACGCCTCGGTCCTCGACGACGCCACCGTCGAGCAGATGGCCGAGGTCGGCGTCACCGCCGTGGTCCAGCCCATCAGCCTGCGCAGCGAGTCCCACTGGCTGGCCCGTCGGATCGGACCGGAGCGGCTGGGCCGGACGTACCCCTTCCGCCGCCTCCTCGACGCGGGTGTGGCCGTCGCCGGCTCCTCTGACGCCCCGATCGAGGCCACCGACGTCCTCGCCGCCATGCACGCTGCCGTCGACCGCCGGATCGCGCCCGAGCAGGCGCTGACCGGCGCCGAGGCCCTCGCCCTCCACACGCGCGGCGGCGCCCGGGCCCGCCGGACCGAGGACGAGTTCGGCTCCATCGCCCCCGGCCGGCGGGCCGACCTCGTCGTCCTCGACCGCGATCCCACCGTCGTCCCCGCCGGGACGATCGCCTCCACCCGGGTCCTGGCGACGGTCGTCGCCGGCACCGTCCACCACCGCCACCCCGACCACCCGGAGCTGCTCCCGTGA
- a CDS encoding DUF1611 domain-containing protein yields the protein MPPAPVIALSVARAARDRREATGPVAAPRPEATPERRPTAVVYCEANLGEIDGKTANGLVRHSEAYEIVSVIDSTRAGADAGAVLGDEPNGIPVCRSLAKALSTVGDMPDAFIFGMAPSSGMLSPAERSVVLGAITLGMDIVNGLHEFLNDDPELASAAAAAGVTIFDVRRPRDKKDLRMFTGRITEVTCPVVAVLGTDGAIGKRTTATILVRALNDAGIRAVLVSTGQTGLIQGGRHGIALDAIPSQFCSGEVEATVLEAFEAERPDVIVVEGQGALSHPAYLTSAFILRGSRPDAVLLQHAPGRVRLGDFGDVPMPDPATEIALIETFAPTTKVIGITINHENLDDDAVSATMAGYHAELGLPATDALTRPPEALVAMVVAAFPHLAEHAPLVDV from the coding sequence ATGCCCCCAGCCCCCGTCATCGCCCTGTCCGTCGCGCGCGCCGCCCGCGACCGGCGCGAGGCCACCGGCCCGGTCGCTGCCCCCCGCCCCGAGGCCACGCCCGAGCGGCGCCCCACGGCGGTCGTCTACTGCGAGGCCAACCTGGGGGAGATCGACGGCAAGACCGCCAACGGCCTCGTCCGCCACTCCGAGGCCTACGAGATCGTCTCGGTCATCGACAGCACCAGGGCCGGCGCCGACGCCGGCGCGGTCCTGGGGGACGAGCCCAACGGGATCCCCGTCTGCCGCAGCCTGGCCAAGGCCCTGTCCACCGTGGGCGACATGCCCGACGCCTTCATCTTCGGGATGGCCCCGTCGAGCGGCATGCTCTCGCCCGCCGAGCGGTCGGTCGTGCTGGGGGCCATCACCCTCGGCATGGACATCGTGAACGGGCTGCACGAGTTCCTCAACGACGACCCCGAGCTGGCCTCCGCCGCGGCGGCGGCCGGGGTGACGATCTTCGACGTGCGCCGGCCCCGGGACAAGAAGGACCTGCGGATGTTCACCGGCCGCATCACCGAGGTGACGTGCCCGGTCGTCGCCGTGCTCGGCACCGACGGCGCCATCGGCAAGCGCACCACGGCCACGATCCTCGTGCGGGCCCTGAACGACGCCGGGATCCGCGCCGTCCTCGTCAGCACGGGCCAGACCGGCCTGATCCAGGGCGGCCGCCACGGCATCGCCCTCGACGCCATCCCGTCGCAGTTCTGCTCGGGCGAGGTCGAGGCCACGGTCCTGGAGGCGTTCGAGGCCGAGCGCCCCGACGTGATCGTGGTCGAGGGCCAGGGGGCGCTCAGCCACCCGGCCTACCTGACGTCGGCGTTCATCCTGCGCGGCTCCCGCCCCGACGCCGTGCTGCTCCAGCACGCACCGGGACGGGTCCGGCTGGGCGACTTCGGCGACGTGCCGATGCCGGACCCGGCGACGGAGATCGCCCTCATCGAGACCTTCGCCCCGACGACCAAGGTCATCGGCATCACCATCAACCACGAGAACCTCGACGACGACGCCGTCTCGGCCACCATGGCCGGCTACCACGCCGAGCTGGGCCTGCCGGCGACCGACGCCCTCACCCGGCCGCCGGAGGCCCTCGTCGCCATGGTCGTGGCCGCCTTCCCGCACCTCGCCGAGCACGCCCCCCTCGTCGACGTCTGA
- a CDS encoding MurR/RpiR family transcriptional regulator, with protein MPDRRPPPSLSARLAGARLSPALRRVAELLLVDPRAIAHGTVASVATAAGTSPPTVVRLATALGYPGFGGLRDAAREELGMRLATDAVRARTPLPDDPTEARRAAEHDVIDRTLDGLDPPAVATAVTLLDRDGARCWVLPSAQTVGVALRLVDQLTIIGRRAVLLDGSEMRVMSTMAALAPGDVVLSMDVPRHEHALVRIQRAAVDQGALPIVLTGPPGQGLATEGGVVLPFTTATVGPFDSLVGLTVLTSLLVDALVERRRDLVAARLAALERTWTGAGLYEA; from the coding sequence ATGCCGGACCGCCGTCCTCCGCCGTCGCTGTCGGCCCGGCTGGCGGGCGCCCGCCTGAGCCCTGCCCTGCGGCGGGTGGCCGAGCTCCTGCTCGTCGACCCCCGGGCCATCGCCCACGGGACGGTCGCCTCGGTGGCGACGGCGGCCGGGACCAGCCCGCCCACCGTCGTCCGCCTGGCGACCGCGCTCGGCTACCCCGGGTTCGGGGGTCTGCGCGACGCGGCCCGCGAGGAGCTGGGCATGCGGCTGGCCACCGATGCCGTCCGGGCCCGCACCCCGCTCCCCGACGACCCGACCGAGGCCCGACGGGCCGCCGAGCACGACGTCATCGACCGCACCCTCGACGGGCTCGACCCGCCCGCCGTCGCCACCGCCGTCACCCTCCTCGACCGCGACGGGGCGCGGTGCTGGGTCCTGCCCAGTGCCCAGACCGTCGGCGTGGCCCTCCGCCTCGTCGACCAGCTGACGATCATCGGCCGGCGGGCCGTGCTGCTCGACGGCTCGGAGATGCGGGTCATGTCGACCATGGCCGCGCTGGCCCCCGGGGATGTGGTCCTCTCGATGGACGTGCCCCGCCACGAGCACGCCCTGGTCCGCATCCAGCGGGCCGCCGTCGACCAGGGGGCTCTCCCGATCGTGCTCACCGGCCCCCCGGGCCAGGGGCTCGCCACCGAGGGCGGTGTGGTCCTCCCCTTCACCACCGCCACCGTGGGACCGTTCGACAGCCTCGTCGGCCTGACGGTCCTGACGAGCCTCCTCGTGGACGCCCTCGTCGAGCGCCGCCGCGACCTGGTCGCGGCGCGCCTCGCCGCGTTGGAGCGCACCTGGACCGGGGCCGGCCTCTACGAGGCCTGA
- the pepE gene encoding dipeptidase PepE, with protein MDLLLLSNSRNHGEEMFAHAAEAFVEVVAGAPVTFVPFALADWDAYAERARDAFGRMGIEATSAHEAADPAAAILDAEVVMVGGGNTFRLLDSLAGLGVLDGLERHVREGRTRYMGASAGTNVACPTIRTTNDMPICWPPSFDALGVVPFQINLHYVDTDPASTYMGETREERIEEFLEENDCPVLALYEGTWLRVSGGRATVTGPARLFRRGRVDVFADGVDVTELLDLAPAYDRGRRPRSGAG; from the coding sequence TTGGACCTCCTGCTGCTGTCGAACTCGCGCAACCACGGCGAGGAGATGTTCGCCCACGCCGCCGAGGCCTTCGTCGAGGTCGTCGCCGGGGCGCCGGTCACCTTCGTCCCCTTCGCCCTGGCCGACTGGGACGCCTACGCCGAGCGGGCCCGGGACGCGTTCGGGCGCATGGGCATCGAGGCCACCTCGGCCCACGAGGCCGCCGACCCGGCGGCGGCGATCCTCGACGCCGAGGTCGTCATGGTCGGCGGCGGGAACACCTTCCGGCTCCTCGACAGCCTGGCCGGGCTCGGCGTCCTCGACGGGCTCGAGCGCCACGTCCGCGAGGGGCGGACCCGCTACATGGGCGCCTCGGCCGGCACCAACGTGGCCTGCCCCACCATCCGGACCACCAACGACATGCCGATCTGCTGGCCGCCGAGCTTCGACGCCCTCGGCGTGGTCCCGTTCCAGATCAACCTGCACTACGTCGACACCGACCCCGCCTCGACCTACATGGGCGAGACCCGTGAGGAGCGCATCGAGGAGTTCCTCGAGGAGAACGACTGCCCCGTGCTCGCCCTGTACGAGGGCACCTGGCTCCGGGTGAGCGGGGGACGGGCGACGGTCACCGGCCCGGCCCGGCTCTTCCGCCGGGGCCGGGTGGACGTCTTCGCCGACGGGGTGGACGTCACCGAGCTGCTCGACCTGGCCCCCGCCTACGACCGGGGCCGGCGACCGAGGAGCGGCGCCGGGTAG
- a CDS encoding DUF2817 domain-containing protein, whose product MIPPAADLATSRAQLLSAAEEAGAVLASYLHPRPGPDGEPLSADTARFGAPIGAARAVVLVSSGLHGVEGHAGNGVQQLLLGSGRLAALPDDVAVVLVHAVNPYGFAWSRRVDHENIDVNRNFVDYADLPENPRYADVDPILNPTELDPDDRSFLGDLMAFWSEVGDDVAFRTISGGQYSHPRGVQYGGQGASWSRRTLEQIWDRELAGAEEAVAIDVHTGLGPLGRLTVFQTADAAEPAAEAGAAWFPEHIYRADRTGSVDHGLMGPGLDEWAAGRLATATFVLEVGTHEPTEGVSVFRADNWLHHHGDPSSEVGRRIRQQVRDFFFVDDPGWRTDVADQVLAAVHTTLDGVERRQGSGPVGVR is encoded by the coding sequence GTGATCCCTCCTGCCGCCGACCTCGCCACGTCCCGCGCCCAGCTGCTGTCCGCCGCCGAGGAGGCGGGGGCCGTGCTCGCCTCGTACCTGCACCCCCGCCCCGGTCCCGACGGCGAGCCCCTCTCGGCCGACACGGCCCGCTTCGGCGCCCCGATCGGCGCCGCCCGCGCCGTCGTGCTGGTGTCGTCGGGCCTCCACGGGGTCGAGGGCCACGCCGGCAACGGGGTGCAGCAGCTCCTGCTCGGCTCGGGCCGCCTGGCCGCCCTGCCCGACGACGTCGCCGTCGTGCTCGTCCACGCCGTCAACCCCTACGGGTTCGCCTGGTCCCGGCGGGTCGACCACGAGAACATCGACGTCAACCGCAACTTCGTCGACTACGCCGACCTGCCCGAGAACCCGCGCTACGCCGACGTCGACCCCATCCTCAACCCCACCGAGCTCGACCCCGACGATCGGTCCTTCCTCGGGGACCTGATGGCGTTCTGGTCCGAGGTCGGCGACGACGTCGCATTCCGGACGATCAGCGGCGGCCAGTACAGCCACCCCCGGGGCGTGCAGTACGGCGGTCAGGGGGCGAGCTGGTCCCGGCGGACGCTCGAGCAGATCTGGGACCGCGAGCTGGCCGGTGCGGAGGAGGCGGTGGCCATCGACGTCCACACCGGGCTCGGCCCCCTCGGCCGGTTGACCGTCTTCCAGACGGCCGATGCCGCCGAGCCGGCGGCCGAGGCAGGGGCGGCCTGGTTCCCCGAGCACATCTACCGCGCCGATCGCACCGGATCGGTCGACCACGGCCTCATGGGCCCCGGCCTCGACGAGTGGGCCGCCGGGCGGCTGGCCACGGCCACGTTCGTGCTGGAGGTCGGCACCCACGAGCCGACCGAGGGGGTGTCGGTGTTCCGGGCCGACAACTGGCTCCACCACCACGGCGACCCGTCGTCGGAGGTCGGGCGGCGCATCCGCCAGCAGGTGCGGGACTTCTTCTTCGTCGACGACCCGGGCTGGCGCACCGATGTCGCCGACCAGGTCCTCGCCGCGGTCCACACCACCCTCGACGGCGTCGAGCGCCGCCAGGGCTCGGGCCCGGTCGGGGTCAGGTGA
- a CDS encoding mandelate racemase/muconate lactonizing enzyme family protein, with product MDDLLQDGAAGERAGEQGDERVARVELFAARVPLSELARGAMAESDNGLGMAIPTEEAWLEADFLFCRLVDGAGREGWGEAYVWLPESGVSNLDMASAIEHHLARYVLGSRPVAVQALAARFDRNVARNEMAKGLVDTACHDLAARQRDCPVHDLIGGATVDRIPLCGLVPLGSPEGVAGLCHGYQRAGYGTVRIKLGEGPEADRDVIAAVRERCGSGLRIRVDFNQAYTAAGAVRVLRLLEPFGIDGAEQPLPLGDLIGMAEVARRTDIPLFLHEGFFSMGDLVALIDAGGCGVVGVNGERPGGVTGALRAIDYAAARGMGTIIHNQPLGIGTATHAHVAAARFDRLGHAVELAGDVMFDEHLVTERYRVDHGELVLPGGPGWGIEVDRDALDDHLVAPPVVVAR from the coding sequence GTGGATGATCTGTTACAGGATGGAGCGGCGGGGGAACGGGCGGGGGAGCAGGGCGACGAGCGGGTCGCACGGGTCGAGCTGTTCGCGGCGCGCGTCCCCCTATCCGAGCTGGCGCGCGGGGCCATGGCCGAGAGCGACAACGGCCTGGGCATGGCCATCCCCACCGAGGAGGCGTGGCTCGAGGCCGACTTCCTCTTCTGCCGCCTCGTCGACGGGGCCGGGCGGGAGGGGTGGGGTGAGGCCTACGTGTGGCTGCCGGAGAGCGGGGTGTCGAACCTCGACATGGCCTCGGCCATCGAGCACCACCTCGCTCGCTACGTCCTGGGCTCCCGACCCGTCGCCGTGCAGGCGCTGGCGGCCCGGTTCGACCGCAACGTGGCCCGCAACGAGATGGCCAAGGGCCTGGTCGACACGGCCTGCCACGACCTGGCGGCCCGCCAGCGGGACTGCCCGGTGCACGACCTGATCGGTGGTGCGACGGTCGATCGCATCCCGCTGTGCGGCCTGGTCCCCCTCGGCTCGCCCGAGGGGGTGGCCGGGCTCTGCCACGGCTACCAGCGGGCCGGCTACGGCACCGTGCGGATCAAGCTGGGCGAGGGCCCCGAGGCCGACCGCGACGTCATCGCCGCCGTCCGCGAGCGCTGCGGGTCCGGGCTACGGATCCGGGTCGACTTCAACCAGGCCTACACCGCCGCCGGGGCCGTCCGAGTCCTGCGCCTGCTCGAGCCGTTCGGGATCGACGGGGCCGAGCAGCCGCTGCCGCTCGGGGACCTGATCGGGATGGCCGAGGTGGCCCGCCGCACCGACATCCCGCTCTTCCTCCACGAGGGGTTCTTCTCCATGGGCGACCTGGTCGCCCTGATCGACGCCGGGGGGTGCGGCGTGGTGGGCGTGAACGGCGAGAGGCCGGGCGGGGTCACCGGGGCCCTGCGGGCGATCGACTACGCCGCGGCGCGGGGGATGGGCACCATCATCCACAACCAGCCCCTCGGCATCGGCACCGCCACCCACGCCCACGTCGCCGCCGCCCGGTTCGACCGCCTCGGCCACGCCGTGGAGCTCGCCGGCGACGTCATGTTCGACGAGCACCTCGTCACCGAGCGCTACCGGGTCGACCACGGCGAGCTGGTCCTGCCCGGCGGGCCCGGGTGGGGGATCGAGGTCGACCGCGACGCCCTCGACGACCACCTCGTCGCCCCGCCGGTGGTCGTCGCCCGGTGA
- a CDS encoding DUF222 domain-containing protein produces METVCDPTRAEALAAAIAAVDTLQRVGVAPDDVAEARELTVGVETLGRKVQSVQIDVVAEIERSGFHAGDGHASAKVMVRHHANLSTREAARRAACAKALRSLPTVHQAFAEGAIGRCQVERIARAHANPRVRDAVEANEASFATEAQTNTYRVFDQKVREWVSLVDEDGTRDRDQAAHDKRDARLHQNFDGGWEITGRCGSLVGAELWSIFQAQLKAETLADWDKARAEHGDAATPADLPRTDAQRRFDALEEIFRSAAAHHASEGGSQVVTNVVIDQPTFEHIAARLAGIDPTPVDDARATFPAAGRRCSTLDGNPIEPTAAVAAALIGHVRRVVVGSDSVVIDLGRKSRLFTGPAALAVKLSSTTCYWPGCHVPVTDCQSDHLTPWSDQGGRNGDGGGSTNPRNGGPACGRHNRLRTHGYTTWRDPTGTWHITRPDGTEIT; encoded by the coding sequence ATGGAGACGGTGTGCGATCCGACGAGGGCGGAGGCGCTCGCGGCTGCCATCGCGGCGGTCGACACCCTCCAGCGGGTCGGGGTGGCCCCGGACGATGTCGCCGAGGCCCGGGAGCTGACCGTCGGGGTGGAGACCCTGGGCCGCAAGGTCCAGTCCGTCCAGATCGACGTCGTGGCCGAGATCGAGCGCAGCGGGTTCCATGCCGGCGACGGGCATGCGTCGGCCAAGGTGATGGTCCGCCATCACGCCAACCTCTCGACCCGTGAGGCGGCCCGGCGGGCCGCGTGTGCCAAGGCCCTCCGGTCCCTGCCGACGGTGCACCAGGCGTTCGCGGAGGGGGCGATCGGTCGGTGCCAGGTCGAGCGGATCGCTCGCGCTCATGCCAACCCGCGGGTCCGGGATGCGGTGGAGGCCAACGAGGCCTCCTTCGCCACCGAAGCCCAGACCAACACGTACCGGGTCTTCGATCAGAAGGTCCGGGAGTGGGTGAGCCTCGTCGACGAGGACGGCACCCGCGACCGCGACCAGGCCGCCCACGACAAGCGTGACGCCCGGTTGCACCAGAACTTCGACGGCGGCTGGGAGATCACCGGGCGGTGTGGTTCGTTGGTCGGGGCCGAGCTGTGGTCGATCTTCCAGGCCCAGCTCAAGGCCGAGACCCTCGCTGATTGGGACAAGGCCCGCGCCGAGCACGGCGACGCCGCCACCCCCGCCGACCTGCCCCGCACCGACGCCCAGCGCCGCTTCGACGCCCTCGAGGAGATCTTCCGCTCCGCCGCCGCCCACCACGCATCTGAGGGCGGGTCCCAGGTGGTCACCAACGTGGTCATCGACCAACCCACCTTCGAACACATCGCCGCCCGCCTCGCCGGCATCGACCCCACCCCCGTCGACGACGCCCGGGCCACCTTCCCCGCTGCGGGGCGGCGGTGCTCCACCCTCGACGGCAACCCCATCGAGCCCACCGCCGCCGTCGCCGCCGCATTGATCGGCCACGTGCGGCGGGTGGTGGTCGGCTCCGACTCGGTCGTGATCGACCTCGGCCGCAAGAGCCGCCTCTTCACCGGCCCCGCCGCCCTGGCCGTCAAGCTCTCATCGACCACCTGCTACTGGCCCGGCTGCCACGTCCCGGTCACCGACTGCCAAAGCGACCACCTCACCCCCTGGAGCGACCAGGGAGGACGCAACGGAGACGGTGGCGGGAGTACCAACCCCCGCAACGGGGGACCCGCCTGCGGGAGGCACAACCGACTCCGCACCCACGGCTACACCACCTGGCGCGACCCCACCGGCACCTGGCACATCACCAGACCCGACGGCACCGAGATCACCTGA
- a CDS encoding carbon-nitrogen hydrolase family protein, producing MATLRVATCQFPVSSDVDANHAWVRRQIETAVERGADVAHFPEGALSGYAGTDFASFDGFEWDRLRDAADQVRALARQLGVWVVVGSAHRLRPPHKPHNSVYVINGAGDVVDRYDKRFCSGDPDGRSGDLAHYAPGDHHSTWDINGITCGALICHDYRYPELYRAYKRHGVDVVFHSFHAANAPREQVEAIGAAIGPALRTLNPAPTFTYPGLTMPATMTAAAASSHVWISCSNSSARESMWPAFFLRADGITIGRLRRNAPGVLVSTVDTEQEIYDSTASWRDRAMEGFLHSGTLPRDDDRSANRTAL from the coding sequence ATGGCGACCCTTCGTGTGGCGACGTGCCAGTTCCCCGTGAGCTCCGACGTCGACGCGAACCACGCCTGGGTTCGTCGCCAGATCGAGACGGCGGTCGAGCGCGGAGCTGACGTGGCGCACTTCCCGGAGGGGGCGCTGTCGGGCTACGCGGGAACAGACTTCGCGTCCTTCGACGGCTTCGAGTGGGACCGGCTGCGCGACGCCGCCGATCAGGTGCGAGCTCTGGCGAGACAGCTCGGCGTCTGGGTGGTCGTCGGGTCCGCGCACCGTCTGAGACCGCCACACAAGCCGCACAACAGCGTCTATGTGATCAACGGCGCCGGCGACGTCGTCGATCGCTACGACAAGCGGTTCTGCTCGGGAGACCCAGACGGACGTTCGGGCGACCTCGCCCACTACGCCCCCGGCGACCACCACTCCACCTGGGACATCAACGGCATCACATGCGGTGCCCTGATCTGTCACGACTACCGGTACCCGGAGCTGTACCGCGCGTACAAGCGGCATGGCGTCGACGTGGTGTTCCACTCCTTCCACGCGGCCAACGCTCCTCGTGAGCAGGTCGAGGCCATCGGCGCCGCGATCGGACCGGCACTCAGGACGCTCAACCCCGCACCGACCTTCACCTATCCGGGCCTCACGATGCCGGCGACGATGACGGCCGCCGCGGCGTCGAGTCACGTCTGGATCAGCTGCTCGAACTCCTCGGCGCGCGAGAGCATGTGGCCGGCCTTCTTCCTCAGAGCGGACGGCATCACCATCGGGCGACTGCGCCGCAACGCACCCGGCGTCCTCGTCTCGACCGTGGACACCGAGCAGGAGATCTACGACTCGACGGCTTCGTGGCGAGATCGAGCCATGGAGGGCTTCCTCCACAGCGGCACCCTCCCCCGCGACGACGATCGGTCGGCGAACCGGACGGCCCTGTAG